In Helicobacter mastomyrinus, a single genomic region encodes these proteins:
- a CDS encoding site-specific DNA-methyltransferase: MNYKKAFYSKLEDCYLGVKIKDFHQGNVAKSGFSNLLKIKEQYFAHIKAYLDSQIEGEPQSHDIYNKLYTFFDSYLNESGTPFFNDTPAYKNIYAKVYSNSKDTSLFYKTQNLYYVKSDTLYQSLTLSDEKQSYEVAFDASEYKQNSDNTKNKIIFKLHSIQESDESKAQILIKVSNQKDLFPNLNSVFKQNSNEFNEDFLKDLKQNAILKSYKIKINEEELKKIFRSYKKQSEIDFFIHKNAREFLKEQFDLWMFDYLYKESAIQEWNREIIAHLQRIKNIAYEVIRLIGDFENELKAVWLKPKFAKKTEYVFSVDKLNPNLMDSIINDKGFKSQIKEWQELNLVDEDFNKEDLLSNDKYRYLPLDTKHFTKETKYKILSSFENLESVLNGELIKADNFQALNSLMPKYQGKVDLIYIDPPYNTGSDGFIYADNFNHASWLSLINNRLELSKELLNNKGSMFISIDDKEQARLKLICDEVFGEENFVANFVWNHRKSGQNDIDFTLSHNYNFTYSKNRDNFKFKRLGAKLDKFSNLDNDARGEWIADPFDAPNIRHNLSYPITNPKTKEVFYPPNGRCWRMSEEKFYEALKDNRIVFGKNGTSKPQYKRFKFEAELKGENINTIWLDVGTATEGTKEIQSIFGDKIFDTPKPEKLLKRIVEIASKDSSIVLDFFAGSGTTLAVAQKLKRKWLGVEMGEHFYNVIIPRLKKVIAGFQSGISKECDYKGGGAFRYYELESYEEALANCEYVLECKEPQKVENKNNYKGKDYAKCEAILDYRKSRKLIDKLNKGESVCLDMHTEYREEFDIFHTISNLMGWKIKRLFLDSKGIESCEFDNGEILNLDSLDLAKYPKLKNLIWW, encoded by the coding sequence ATGAACTACAAAAAAGCGTTTTATTCTAAGTTAGAGGATTGTTATTTGGGTGTGAAAATCAAGGATTTTCATCAAGGGAATGTTGCTAAAAGCGGCTTTAGCAATCTACTTAAAATCAAAGAGCAGTATTTCGCCCATATCAAAGCCTACTTAGATTCACAAATAGAGGGAGAGCCACAATCTCACGATATTTACAATAAACTTTACACTTTCTTTGATAGTTATCTTAATGAAAGTGGTACACCCTTTTTCAACGATACTCCTGCCTATAAAAACATCTATGCCAAAGTCTATAGCAACTCCAAAGACACAAGCCTCTTTTACAAAACACAAAATCTCTATTATGTGAAATCAGACACACTCTATCAAAGCCTTACCTTAAGCGATGAAAAGCAAAGTTATGAAGTCGCATTTGATGCGAGTGAATATAAGCAAAATTCTGATAACACGAAAAACAAAATTATTTTTAAATTGCATAGTATTCAAGAGAGTGATGAAAGCAAAGCACAGATTCTTATCAAAGTAAGCAACCAAAAAGACTTATTCCCAAATCTCAATAGTGTCTTTAAGCAAAATTCTAATGAGTTTAACGAGGATTTTTTAAAAGATTTAAAGCAAAATGCAATCCTTAAAAGTTATAAAATCAAAATTAACGAAGAAGAGCTAAAAAAAATCTTTAGAAGTTACAAGAAACAAAGCGAAATAGATTTCTTTATCCATAAAAATGCAAGAGAGTTTCTAAAAGAGCAGTTTGATTTGTGGATGTTTGACTATCTTTATAAAGAAAGTGCAATTCAAGAATGGAATAGAGAGATTATCGCACATTTGCAACGCATTAAAAATATCGCCTATGAGGTGATTAGGCTTATAGGGGATTTTGAAAATGAGCTAAAGGCTGTATGGCTAAAGCCCAAATTTGCAAAAAAGACAGAGTATGTTTTTAGTGTGGATAAGCTTAATCCAAATCTTATGGATTCCATAATAAACGACAAAGGCTTTAAATCCCAAATCAAAGAATGGCAAGAATTAAATCTCGTTGATGAGGATTTTAACAAAGAGGATTTATTGAGTAATGACAAATACCGCTATCTCCCCCTTGATACAAAGCACTTTACCAAAGAGACAAAATACAAGATTCTAAGCAGTTTTGAAAATTTAGAATCTGTGTTGAATGGCGAACTGATTAAAGCGGATAATTTTCAAGCTCTCAATTCCCTAATGCCAAAATATCAAGGTAAGGTAGATTTAATCTATATTGACCCGCCTTATAATACAGGGAGTGATGGCTTTATCTATGCGGATAATTTTAATCACGCTTCGTGGCTTTCACTGATAAATAATCGTTTAGAACTTTCAAAAGAGCTTTTAAATAATAAAGGAAGTATGTTTATAAGCATTGATGATAAAGAACAAGCAAGATTAAAGCTTATATGTGATGAAGTGTTTGGGGAGGAGAATTTTGTAGCAAATTTTGTGTGGAATCATAGAAAATCAGGACAAAATGATATAGATTTTACTTTATCTCATAACTATAATTTTACTTATTCAAAAAATAGAGATAATTTTAAATTTAAAAGGTTAGGGGCAAAATTAGATAAGTTTTCCAATTTAGATAATGATGCTAGAGGAGAATGGATAGCTGATCCATTTGATGCGCCAAATATTAGGCATAATTTGTCATATCCAATTACAAATCCAAAAACGAAAGAAGTTTTTTATCCCCCAAATGGTCGTTGTTGGAGAATGAGCGAGGAAAAGTTTTACGAAGCCTTAAAGGATAATCGCATTGTTTTTGGAAAAAATGGAACTTCAAAACCACAATATAAACGATTTAAATTTGAAGCAGAACTTAAGGGAGAAAATATTAATACCATTTGGTTAGATGTTGGCACTGCAACAGAAGGAACAAAAGAAATTCAAAGTATTTTTGGTGACAAGATTTTTGACACCCCTAAACCTGAAAAACTTTTAAAACGCATTGTAGAAATTGCAAGTAAGGATTCTAGTATTGTGCTTGACTTTTTTGCAGGAAGTGGCACGACTTTAGCGGTAGCACAAAAGTTAAAACGTAAATGGCTAGGCGTGGAAATGGGCGAACATTTTTATAATGTCATTATTCCTCGTCTTAAAAAAGTCATTGCGGGATTCCAAAGTGGAATCTCCAAAGAATGTGATTATAAAGGCGGTGGAGCATTTCGCTACTATGAGCTAGAATCCTATGAGGAGGCGTTAGCTAATTGTGAATATGTGCTTGAGTGTAAAGAGCCTCAAAAGGTAGAAAACAAAAATAACTACAAAGGCAAAGATTATGCTAAATGTGAAGCAATACTAGACTATCGCAAATCTCGCAAACTCATTGATAAACTTAATAAGGGAGAAAGTGTATGTTTAGATATGCACACAGAGTATAGAGAGGAGTTTGATATTTTTCACACTATATCAAATCTTATGGGTTGGAAAATCAAGCGATTATTTTTAGATTCCAAAGGTATAGAATCTTGTGAGTTTGATAATGGCGAGATTCTTAACTTAGATTCGTTAGACTTAGCCAAATACCCAAAACTAAAAAATCTAATATGGTGGTAG
- a CDS encoding Gfo/Idh/MocA family oxidoreductase has translation MIKCALIGYGYWGRNVAKALHNSPVFHLHTIYDDDPQAQSEAATHYTFTPYPSYEAILQDKSIEAIFIITPPHTHYALAHAALESAKHTFVEKPLATQSTQAKALYDVADSHNVRLYCDHIFLHSPAIAYLKSHIQSFGDIVYINARRINLGLFQSNVDVIWDLAIHDLSIIDHLVGLHIKEASTFKTTYLNYPNDALANINLRLESNIIITLNVSWLSPIKVREMIIGGSKKSAIYDETKSDKITIFDSGVVIKDPFDKNSLYQKMVEYKLGSQYTPILPKTLALDNSIAYFASQIQPYIKHSPQSQADKAHILRVIQALEYISHT, from the coding sequence TTGATAAAATGTGCGCTTATTGGCTATGGATATTGGGGGCGAAATGTCGCTAAAGCCCTGCATAATAGCCCCGTTTTCCACCTCCACACAATCTATGATGATGACCCACAAGCCCAAAGCGAAGCAGCCACGCATTACACATTCACACCCTACCCTAGCTATGAGGCGATTTTACAGGATAAAAGCATTGAAGCCATTTTCATCATCACACCCCCACATACACATTATGCCCTTGCTCACGCCGCTTTAGAATCTGCCAAACATACTTTTGTAGAAAAGCCTCTTGCTACACAAAGTACGCAGGCTAAAGCCCTCTATGATGTGGCAGATTCTCACAATGTGCGGCTGTATTGCGACCATATATTTTTGCACTCTCCTGCGATTGCCTATCTCAAAAGCCATATTCAAAGCTTTGGGGATATTGTCTATATTAACGCCAGACGCATTAATCTGGGGCTTTTTCAAAGCAATGTAGATGTGATTTGGGACTTAGCTATTCACGACTTAAGCATTATTGACCACCTTGTAGGGCTGCATATCAAGGAAGCTTCGACATTTAAAACCACATATCTTAACTACCCCAATGACGCCCTAGCTAATATCAACTTGCGCTTAGAATCCAATATCATCATTACGCTCAATGTCTCGTGGCTAAGCCCTATCAAAGTGCGGGAGATGATTATTGGAGGGAGCAAAAAAAGTGCGATTTATGATGAAACTAAGAGCGATAAAATCACGATTTTTGATAGCGGCGTGGTGATAAAGGATCCATTTGACAAAAATAGTCTCTATCAAAAAATGGTAGAATACAAGCTAGGAAGCCAATACACCCCTATCCTACCTAAAACCCTAGCCTTAGATAACTCCATTGCATATTTCGCCTCACAGATTCAGCCCTATATCAAGCACAGCCCCCAATCTCAAGCAGACAAGGCGCATATTTTACGCGTCATACAAGCCCTAGAATATATCTCACACACATAA
- a CDS encoding TonB-dependent receptor plug domain-containing protein: MPTDYTLILLDGARQDINSTTFPNSTYSQRFFMSPIAIIDRIKIIRGYASTIYDTDAISGAEWSISSLKEVLTNGMQMRL; encoded by the coding sequence ATGCCAACAGATTATACTCTTATACTCCTTGATGGCGCAAGGCAAGATATCAATAGCACCACTTTCCCAAACTCTACTTATTCTCAACGATTCTTTATGTCGCCTATTGCTATCATTGATAGAATCAAAATTATTAGAGGATATGCCTCTACCATTTATGATACAGATGCTATCAGCGGAGCGGAATGGTCAATATCATCACTAAAAGAAGTTTTGACAAATGGAATGCAAATGCGGCTTTAA
- a CDS encoding pitrilysin family protein gives MKYILKWIAIVAILGGNMNAQDNEQVKIDSVEINNVSVPLLFESSKNLPVGDVQLIFVGGSADAHIAGLGAMSVNLLNEGTKELGNVAFANRLESKAIGLYASVGLQTLSFDLSFLKEFSDESFSLLSMLLYDPNLTPQAFSKVKSLILNKIARNKDNFDDVAEKNLKSILFKGTPMAIPVLGDEESIESITLEDIKAFLARNLVLKRLIIVVGGDLQKEELKKQLIATLSKLPVGEGKERLHFSASKEVDSIIVKKPTQQAFIYFGAPFDVVDKEKNYIAKVMSFILGGSGFGSRMMEEVRVKRGLAYSASMSISVGGAADYASGHLQTKIESKDEAIKVVKEVVNDFIAKGATQTELDAAKAFLLGSEPLREETLSQRLGAKFSNYFRGLSLDNHKRELALIKDLSLEELNAYITSHKEILQMSFSIVDAE, from the coding sequence ATGAAGTATATATTGAAATGGATAGCCATAGTTGCGATATTAGGAGGCAATATGAACGCACAAGACAACGAGCAAGTAAAGATAGATTCCGTAGAAATCAACAATGTGAGTGTGCCGCTCCTTTTTGAATCAAGTAAGAATCTGCCTGTGGGTGATGTGCAGCTAATCTTTGTAGGAGGCAGTGCGGACGCTCACATCGCAGGGCTTGGAGCGATGAGCGTGAATCTACTCAATGAAGGCACAAAAGAGCTAGGAAATGTGGCATTTGCGAACCGGCTAGAAAGCAAGGCTATTGGCTTATATGCGAGTGTGGGGCTGCAAACATTGAGCTTTGATTTATCTTTTTTGAAAGAATTTAGCGATGAGAGTTTCTCCCTCCTCTCTATGCTTTTATATGACCCTAACCTCACACCACAGGCATTTTCTAAGGTAAAATCTTTGATTTTAAACAAAATCGCACGAAATAAAGATAATTTTGATGATGTCGCAGAAAAAAACTTAAAAAGTATACTTTTTAAAGGCACGCCTATGGCGATACCTGTGCTTGGTGATGAAGAGAGTATAGAATCTATCACACTAGAGGATATAAAAGCCTTTCTAGCGCGAAATCTTGTTTTAAAAAGGCTGATTATTGTTGTGGGTGGGGACTTGCAAAAAGAGGAGTTAAAAAAGCAGCTTATTGCCACACTCTCAAAACTCCCTGTGGGCGAGGGTAAGGAGCGATTGCACTTTAGTGCTTCAAAAGAGGTAGATTCTATTATCGTAAAAAAGCCCACACAACAGGCTTTTATATACTTTGGTGCGCCTTTTGATGTAGTAGATAAGGAGAAAAATTACATCGCTAAGGTAATGAGCTTTATCCTTGGCGGTTCGGGCTTTGGCTCGCGCATGATGGAAGAAGTGCGCGTGAAAAGGGGCTTGGCATATTCTGCTTCTATGAGCATTAGCGTGGGTGGCGCGGCAGATTATGCAAGTGGGCATTTGCAAACAAAGATTGAGAGTAAAGACGAGGCAATAAAAGTGGTTAAAGAAGTAGTAAATGACTTTATTGCTAAGGGTGCTACACAGACAGAGTTAGACGCGGCTAAGGCATTTTTGCTTGGGAGTGAGCCTCTGCGGGAGGAGACACTATCTCAACGATTGGGCGCGAAATTTAGCAATTACTTTAGAGGTTTGTCCTTAGATAATCATAAGCGTGAATTAGCCTTGATTAAGGATTTGAGTCTAGAGGAGCTCAATGCCTATATCACATCGCATAAAGAGATTTTACAGATGAGTTTTAGTATAGTCGATGCGGAGTAA
- a CDS encoding dehypoxanthine futalosine cyclase has translation MSDLRGHLPTHNQHKNIKRVSDKEILDLMRYGDLRELGKMANAIKQQLHPENITTFIIDRNINYTNICWVDCKFCAFKRRIGEEGVYILSFEEIDKKIDELLAIGGTQILFQGGVHPKLKIEWYEELVSHIAQKYPMITIHGFSAIEVNYIAKVSKISIPEVLKRLQTAGLSSIPGAGAEILSDRVRDVIAPKKLDTKEWLEVHREAHRIGMKSTATMMFGSVENDEDIVAHWSALRDLQDEFGGFRAFILWSFQPDNTPLQKEMPHIHKASSNRYLRLLACSRIYLDNFMNIQSSWVTQGSYIGQLALLFGANDLGSTMMEENVVSSAGVCNSMNAKEMIALIKDIGSHPAKRNTAYEILERY, from the coding sequence ATGAGCGATTTAAGAGGGCATTTGCCTACACACAATCAGCATAAAAATATTAAACGTGTGAGTGATAAAGAGATTTTAGATTTAATGCGATATGGGGATTTGCGAGAGCTAGGCAAAATGGCAAATGCTATCAAGCAGCAGCTTCACCCTGAGAACATCACCACTTTCATTATTGATAGAAATATCAATTATACCAATATTTGCTGGGTGGATTGCAAGTTTTGCGCGTTTAAGCGCAGGATTGGTGAGGAGGGCGTGTATATTTTAAGCTTTGAGGAAATAGATAAGAAAATTGATGAGCTTTTGGCCATTGGGGGGACGCAGATTCTATTCCAAGGGGGGGTGCATCCTAAGTTAAAGATTGAGTGGTATGAGGAGCTTGTCTCACATATCGCGCAAAAATACCCTATGATTACTATTCACGGCTTTTCAGCTATTGAGGTAAATTATATCGCTAAGGTGTCTAAAATCTCCATTCCCGAAGTGTTAAAGCGACTTCAAACAGCGGGGCTATCCTCTATACCGGGTGCGGGAGCAGAGATTCTAAGCGATAGGGTGAGAGATGTAATCGCCCCTAAAAAGCTTGATACAAAAGAATGGCTAGAGGTGCATAGAGAAGCACATAGAATCGGTATGAAAAGCACGGCTACGATGATGTTTGGCTCTGTGGAGAATGATGAGGATATTGTGGCGCATTGGTCGGCATTACGCGATTTACAAGATGAATTTGGCGGGTTTAGGGCGTTTATTTTATGGAGTTTTCAGCCTGATAATACGCCCTTGCAAAAGGAAATGCCTCATATCCATAAGGCTTCATCAAACCGCTATTTACGCCTTTTGGCGTGTAGTCGAATCTATCTTGATAATTTTATGAATATCCAAAGTAGCTGGGTTACTCAGGGCTCATATATCGGGCAGTTAGCCTTGCTTTTTGGGGCAAATGATTTAGGCAGCACGATGATGGAGGAGAATGTCGTATCAAGTGCGGGAGTGTGTAATTCGATGAATGCAAAAGAGATGATTGCACTTATTAAAGACATTGGCAGCCACCCGGCAAAGCGCAATACGGCTTATGAAATTTTGGAGCGGTATTAA
- the bamA gene encoding outer membrane protein assembly factor BamA, protein MKKICMCMLLCLQISVVWAKEISAVKYEGLNAISNVLADEIVNIKAGEELNIQKVDKAVRALYLQGYFEDVYATFEQGVLAFHIKQKPKVASVEIKGYGSEQEKETLYSQIGIKKGDSYDETKLNRAKLIIRTILEYQGYYGTVVESDIAKVGDDGAYAIIFNVNQGENIIIKKVTYNGREKLKVKELEELSANRQKQFMGWLWGRNDGKLKLAELEYDNARIQDAYMRKGFLDANVSQGFLDANFNDYSANLYYKITEGERYKVSGIKIILHVPVIEEEELHKVLKVKKGEYFNIEDVRQDMESIRQKIADLGYAFTRVSPDLDKDSENAEVKVLYLIQVGQKVKIHDVIISGNTRTADRIIRRELLLAPGDTYSLSYLKESENALKRLGYFGKVQIDERRVSENAMDLLVNVEETRTGELMFGLGYGSYDKLMVNASIRERNLFGTGQSGQIYADWSYRRQLVNLTLSNPRVLDSKYSTSASVFHSLYWNWDYREQTTGGTITGGRLLTNTLRASLSYTLSTTRIVEFYDSSLEALYRTYLKIDNPLKSAISPSLYFDNTDDYYFPKNGAIISAYIEYAGLGGDEEYTKFYGKMALYYHLKSLFGIDLIARYKTQAGAIIDHGYVPITSKFYMGGISSVRGYQVSSLTPRDPTGLIRIGGNYMMTHSAELSYGILEKAQMRLALFFDYGMIGINNLADTTRASWGLSVEWISPMGPIVLVFPRPINAQPGDRTSNFEFTMGTRF, encoded by the coding sequence ATGAAAAAAATCTGTATGTGTATGCTCTTATGTCTTCAAATTAGCGTGGTGTGGGCTAAGGAGATTAGTGCAGTGAAGTATGAGGGCTTAAATGCGATTTCAAATGTGCTTGCTGATGAAATTGTGAATATTAAAGCTGGAGAGGAGCTTAATATACAAAAGGTTGATAAAGCTGTGAGGGCATTGTATTTACAAGGGTATTTTGAAGATGTATATGCGACCTTCGAACAAGGTGTGCTTGCCTTTCATATTAAGCAAAAGCCAAAAGTTGCAAGTGTGGAGATTAAGGGCTATGGAAGTGAGCAGGAAAAAGAAACGCTTTATTCTCAAATAGGCATTAAAAAGGGGGATAGCTATGATGAGACAAAGCTTAATCGCGCTAAGCTCATTATACGCACGATTTTAGAATATCAGGGTTATTATGGCACAGTGGTGGAGAGCGATATTGCAAAAGTGGGTGATGATGGGGCATATGCCATTATCTTTAATGTCAATCAAGGTGAAAATATCATTATTAAAAAAGTTACCTACAATGGTAGAGAAAAGCTTAAGGTGAAAGAACTAGAAGAGCTAAGTGCCAATAGACAAAAGCAATTTATGGGGTGGCTTTGGGGGCGCAATGATGGGAAGCTCAAACTTGCAGAGCTAGAATATGATAATGCAAGAATCCAAGATGCTTATATGCGTAAAGGTTTCTTAGATGCAAACGTTTCACAAGGCTTTTTAGACGCAAACTTCAATGATTATAGTGCGAATTTGTATTATAAAATCACAGAGGGTGAGCGATACAAGGTATCTGGTATTAAAATTATTTTGCACGTGCCCGTGATTGAAGAAGAAGAATTGCACAAGGTGTTAAAAGTCAAAAAGGGAGAGTATTTTAATATTGAAGATGTGCGGCAAGATATGGAGAGTATCCGTCAAAAAATCGCCGATTTGGGTTATGCCTTTACACGTGTGAGTCCAGATTTAGACAAAGATAGCGAGAATGCGGAAGTCAAGGTGCTTTATCTCATACAAGTAGGGCAAAAAGTAAAGATTCACGATGTGATTATTTCAGGCAATACCCGCACCGCAGACAGAATCATACGACGAGAGTTGCTTTTAGCCCCCGGAGATACATACAGCCTCTCATACCTAAAAGAATCCGAAAATGCCCTTAAGCGTTTGGGATATTTTGGCAAGGTGCAGATTGATGAGCGGCGTGTGAGCGAGAATGCTATGGATTTGCTTGTAAATGTTGAAGAAACTCGCACAGGTGAGCTGATGTTTGGGCTAGGCTATGGGAGCTATGACAAGCTGATGGTAAATGCCTCCATACGTGAGCGTAATCTCTTTGGCACGGGGCAAAGTGGGCAGATTTATGCTGATTGGAGCTATCGCCGGCAATTAGTAAATCTTACATTAAGCAATCCTCGCGTGCTTGATTCTAAATACAGCACATCAGCAAGTGTCTTTCACTCTCTATATTGGAATTGGGATTATAGGGAGCAAACCACAGGCGGCACAATTACCGGAGGGCGATTACTTACAAATACTTTACGTGCCTCACTTAGCTACACACTCTCTACAACACGTATTGTGGAATTTTATGATAGCTCTTTGGAGGCTCTTTATAGGACATATCTTAAAATTGATAATCCCCTCAAATCTGCCATTAGCCCGAGCCTGTATTTTGATAATACCGATGACTACTACTTCCCTAAAAATGGAGCAATTATCTCTGCATATATAGAATATGCCGGACTTGGTGGCGATGAGGAATATACAAAATTCTATGGCAAAATGGCATTATATTATCATCTTAAATCGCTTTTTGGCATTGATTTGATTGCACGTTATAAGACTCAAGCTGGGGCAATTATAGACCACGGCTATGTGCCTATCACATCAAAATTTTATATGGGGGGTATTTCAAGTGTGAGAGGCTATCAAGTCAGCTCACTTACTCCTAGAGATCCCACAGGGCTTATTCGTATCGGTGGGAATTATATGATGACACATTCTGCGGAGTTAAGCTATGGAATCTTAGAAAAAGCACAAATGCGTTTAGCTCTCTTTTTTGACTATGGTATGATTGGTATTAATAATCTTGCTGATACCACTCGCGCATCGTGGGGGCTATCAGTAGAGTGGATAAGCCCAATGGGTCCTATTGTGCTTGTCTTCCCTCGCCCTATCAACGCCCAACCCGGGGATAGAACATCAAACTTTGAATTCACTATGGGAACGAGATTTTAA
- a CDS encoding ABC transporter ATP-binding protein — protein MNPLLNAKGLSHSFETTLYTDINLCIYEGESVAIMGVSGSGKSTLLNNLSTLLPPKSGQVGLLGNDDIYALSAKEQLLLRRLHIGIVFQAHYLFRGFSGIENLKVASILSNEPIDKNLLESFNIAHVINQPIGQLSGGQQQRLSIARVLTKKPKIIFADEPTGNLDKQTAMYVMEVLFAYVRAHKAALLLATHDKDIASSCDRIYHLYDRALYEIQA, from the coding sequence ATGAATCCGCTGCTTAATGCCAAAGGGCTTTCTCATAGTTTTGAGACAACACTTTATACAGATATAAACCTCTGCATATACGAGGGAGAAAGTGTTGCTATTATGGGTGTAAGCGGCAGTGGCAAATCTACTCTTTTAAATAATCTCTCCACCCTTCTCCCCCCTAAAAGCGGGCAGGTAGGGCTGCTTGGCAATGATGATATATATGCCCTAAGCGCTAAAGAGCAGCTCTTGCTACGTAGGCTACATATAGGCATTGTGTTTCAAGCACACTATCTCTTTCGTGGATTTAGCGGTATAGAAAACCTCAAAGTAGCTTCTATCCTCTCAAATGAACCTATTGATAAAAATCTTTTAGAATCTTTTAATATCGCCCACGTTATCAATCAGCCTATAGGACAGCTAAGCGGCGGGCAACAACAGCGATTATCAATCGCGCGTGTGCTTACCAAAAAACCAAAAATTATTTTTGCCGATGAGCCCACAGGAAACCTCGATAAACAAACCGCCATGTATGTAATGGAAGTTCTTTTTGCCTATGTGCGCGCACACAAAGCCGCGCTTTTGCTCGCTACACACGATAAGGACATTGCCTCTTCGTGTGATAGAATCTACCATCTATATGATAGAGCATTGTATGAAATACAAGCATAA
- a CDS encoding DedA family protein, with product MQGIIDSLEQWGYVLLFLYSFGGGYVGLITAGVMSALDKMDLCISIFVACAGNTLGSSLLAYLARYQKKDMMQYMQKHRRKIALSQLWLKKYSSWLIFFSKYLYGIKTLVPLAIGFSRFNLKKFLMFNLIACVIWAIIVGLCGYYASSGIIMLLEKIDAHSYLMPIVLLVLGMILYIIITQVSKKVKKRL from the coding sequence ATGCAGGGTATTATAGATTCACTTGAGCAATGGGGTTATGTGCTGTTATTTCTCTATTCTTTTGGTGGAGGATATGTAGGACTTATTACTGCTGGGGTGATGAGTGCACTTGACAAGATGGATTTATGTATCTCTATATTTGTTGCTTGTGCAGGGAATACACTGGGTAGCTCACTTCTTGCATATTTAGCGCGGTATCAAAAAAAAGATATGATGCAGTATATGCAAAAACATAGGCGCAAAATAGCCCTTTCTCAACTATGGCTCAAAAAATATAGCTCGTGGCTTATCTTTTTTAGCAAATATCTCTATGGCATTAAAACACTTGTACCACTTGCTATTGGCTTTAGCCGTTTTAATCTAAAAAAATTTTTGATGTTTAATCTTATTGCTTGTGTGATTTGGGCAATCATTGTGGGTTTATGCGGATACTATGCAAGTAGTGGTATTATTATGCTGCTTGAAAAGATTGACGCACATTCTTATCTTATGCCAATAGTTCTTCTTGTGCTTGGCATGATTTTATACATCATTATCACCCAAGTCTCTAAAAAGGTAAAAAAACGCTTATAG